Proteins encoded together in one Nostoc sp. PCC 7524 window:
- a CDS encoding CHAT domain-containing protein gives MPKQQAKFMRRIGAFLLCAFVSMSLTLMVGWHQAQISTAQIPSPIPSVNLDQSTQLIQQGKTLYQAEQYPEAIKVWQSALQAENDILSQAMVLNYISLAYQELGQWVQANQAINSSLNLIQKSTQTTQSAKLILAQALNTQGSLQLAQGKAEQALNTWQQATATYTKAGNVQGRIGSLINQAQAQQVLGLYLQARKTLAEVEQALKQQPDAQLQTTGLRSLGNTLRLIGAIADSHRVLQESLEIITQGNLPQQELSNTLLSLGNTANAQGNTKTALAYYEQAAATATVTITQMKAQINQLNLLIATGEVKKAEDLAKQIQITFTHLSPSRKTIYARIKLATSLMKLGSTKLSESANILATAVKQAKSLNDQQAESYALGYLGGLYEQTQQWSNAQELTQQALQLAQAMNSPEIAYQWQWQLGRILKAQGAIKPATAAYEVAFTTLKSLRNDLVAINNDIQFSFRETVEPIYREYVELLLHPGENLEPNQKQLKQARQVIESLQLAELDNFFRSACLQGQIVPIEQIQQSAAAVIYPIILQDQLEVILSLPQQTLQHYTNKITQRELEEVVEQLRQNLEKPYTSTEGKLLSARIYDWLIRPVETQLSQSQVKTLVFVLDGSLRNLPMAALYDGKQYLVEKYSIALTPGLELLGPRPLRQSKLKTLVAGLTEARHGFSSLPNVGDELKVIESQVPSTVLLNQAFTSSTLQTKIHSLPFSVVHLATHGQFSSNTDETFVLAWDKPVKVNELKDLFRSREQIRPVSVELLVLSACETARGDKRAALGLAGIAIQAGADSTLASLWNLDDESGSRLMSHFYQELATKKLTKAEALRQAQLSLLKDPDFRHPIHWASYVLLGNWL, from the coding sequence ATGCCAAAACAACAGGCAAAATTTATGCGTCGAATTGGTGCATTTCTGCTTTGTGCCTTCGTAAGTATGAGCTTAACTCTCATGGTTGGATGGCATCAAGCCCAAATCTCGACTGCTCAAATACCATCCCCTATACCCTCTGTCAATTTAGATCAATCAACACAGTTAATTCAACAAGGTAAAACACTATATCAAGCAGAACAATATCCGGAGGCGATCAAGGTTTGGCAATCAGCACTCCAAGCAGAAAATGATATATTGTCCCAAGCAATGGTGCTAAATTATATCTCCCTGGCTTATCAAGAATTGGGACAGTGGGTGCAGGCAAATCAGGCAATTAACTCTAGTCTGAACTTAATACAAAAATCCACACAAACAACTCAATCAGCAAAACTCATCCTAGCCCAAGCTCTCAATACCCAAGGAAGTTTGCAATTAGCTCAAGGTAAAGCAGAACAAGCCCTCAACACTTGGCAACAAGCCACAGCCACATACACCAAAGCAGGCAATGTACAAGGTAGAATTGGCAGCCTCATCAATCAAGCTCAAGCCCAACAAGTTTTGGGGCTTTACCTCCAGGCTCGGAAAACTCTAGCTGAAGTAGAACAAGCCCTAAAACAACAGCCAGATGCACAATTGCAAACTACAGGACTACGTAGCTTAGGAAATACCCTCAGATTGATAGGTGCGATCGCTGATTCTCATAGAGTTTTGCAGGAGAGTTTGGAGATCATAACTCAAGGTAATCTACCACAACAAGAACTAAGTAACACCTTACTAAGCCTGGGTAATACAGCTAATGCCCAAGGCAATACAAAAACTGCATTAGCATACTACGAACAAGCGGCAGCTACTGCCACTGTAACTATCACGCAGATGAAAGCACAGATTAATCAACTGAACCTATTGATAGCCACTGGAGAAGTAAAAAAAGCTGAAGATCTTGCCAAACAAATCCAGATCACCTTCACTCATCTGTCTCCCAGTCGGAAAACAATTTACGCCAGGATTAAACTAGCCACAAGCCTGATGAAATTGGGCAGTACAAAACTCAGTGAATCTGCCAATATACTAGCCACAGCAGTTAAACAAGCCAAAAGTTTAAATGACCAACAAGCTGAATCCTACGCTTTAGGTTATCTAGGTGGACTCTATGAACAAACTCAGCAGTGGTCAAATGCTCAAGAATTAACCCAACAAGCTTTGCAACTGGCACAAGCTATGAATTCGCCCGAAATTGCTTATCAATGGCAATGGCAATTAGGACGCATTTTAAAAGCTCAAGGCGCAATCAAGCCAGCAACAGCTGCCTATGAAGTAGCTTTCACCACCTTAAAATCTTTACGTAATGATTTAGTAGCAATTAACAATGATATTCAATTTTCTTTTCGTGAAACTGTCGAGCCGATATATCGTGAATATGTAGAATTACTTTTGCATCCTGGTGAAAACTTAGAACCCAATCAAAAACAATTAAAACAAGCCCGGCAAGTAATTGAATCATTACAATTAGCTGAACTGGACAACTTCTTTCGTTCTGCTTGTTTACAAGGTCAGATAGTCCCAATTGAACAGATTCAACAGTCAGCCGCCGCAGTAATTTATCCGATTATTCTCCAAGATCAATTAGAAGTAATTCTGAGTTTACCGCAGCAGACACTACAGCACTACACCAATAAAATCACGCAACGCGAATTAGAAGAAGTTGTAGAGCAACTCAGACAAAATTTAGAAAAGCCTTATACTTCAACAGAAGGAAAACTTTTATCTGCAAGAATTTATGACTGGTTAATTCGTCCTGTAGAAACCCAACTTTCTCAAAGTCAGGTAAAAACATTAGTGTTTGTCTTGGATGGTTCTCTGCGGAATTTACCAATGGCAGCTTTGTATGATGGCAAACAGTATTTAGTAGAAAAATATAGTATTGCTCTTACCCCTGGTTTAGAGTTGTTGGGGCCTCGTCCTTTGCGTCAAAGTAAATTAAAAACCTTAGTGGCAGGATTGACAGAAGCACGACATGGATTTAGTTCATTACCCAATGTTGGTGATGAATTAAAAGTAATTGAGTCGCAAGTGCCAAGCACAGTTCTGCTGAATCAGGCATTTACAAGTTCAACTTTACAAACAAAGATTCACTCTTTACCTTTTTCTGTGGTGCATTTGGCAACTCATGGTCAATTTAGTTCTAATACTGATGAAACTTTTGTGCTAGCTTGGGATAAACCTGTCAAAGTCAATGAATTAAAAGATTTATTTCGCAGCAGAGAACAAATTAGACCTGTATCAGTCGAATTATTAGTTCTGAGTGCTTGTGAAACTGCTAGAGGAGACAAGCGAGCAGCTTTAGGACTGGCTGGGATAGCAATTCAAGCCGGAGCAGATAGTACCTTAGCTTCTCTATGGAACTTAGATGATGAATCTGGATCTCGTCTGATGAGTCATTTTTATCAAGAGTTGGCAACTAAAAAGTTGACAAAGGCAGAAGCTCTGCGGCAAGCCCAACTTTCACTATTAAAAGACCCTGATTTTCGGCATCCCATACATTGGGCATCTTACGTCTTGTTGGGTAATTGGCTGTAG